From Weissella diestrammenae, a single genomic window includes:
- a CDS encoding ABC transporter permease yields MEIIVSAIGQGLIWATLGVGLFLSFRILNFPDMTVEGTFPLGAAVSVTLITMGMNPLLAALIAAFAGGIAGLVTGLLYTKGKIPILLAGILTMTAIYSINLRIMGQANKSLLGMTTLFNAKWLDFLPTNFPTVLVGLILITLITGGMALFLQTELGQAFIATGDNPAMARSMGINSDAMTTMGLIISNALIAFGGALVAQNNGFADVNMGIGIIVVALASIIIGEVAFSEQMTLGERLMTIVIGSILYRFVLVAVLYAGFNANDLNLFSAVILGLALLLPQLKQKIQLSKVLKNGVAQHGK; encoded by the coding sequence ATGGAAATTATCGTTTCGGCCATTGGTCAAGGTTTAATCTGGGCGACACTTGGTGTGGGTTTGTTTTTATCATTTCGTATTTTAAATTTTCCTGATATGACAGTTGAGGGGACTTTTCCACTCGGTGCTGCTGTATCAGTAACCCTGATTACAATGGGAATGAATCCACTGTTGGCTGCGTTGATTGCTGCTTTTGCAGGTGGCATCGCGGGCTTAGTCACTGGTTTGTTGTATACCAAGGGCAAAATTCCAATTCTTCTCGCTGGAATTTTGACAATGACAGCAATTTATTCGATCAATTTGCGTATTATGGGTCAAGCTAACAAGTCATTGCTTGGCATGACAACTTTGTTCAATGCCAAGTGGCTAGACTTCTTACCGACTAATTTTCCGACGGTCTTAGTTGGATTGATTTTAATTACGCTGATTACTGGTGGTATGGCGTTGTTTTTACAGACTGAGCTTGGACAGGCTTTTATTGCAACTGGTGATAATCCGGCTATGGCACGTTCAATGGGGATTAACTCCGATGCAATGACCACGATGGGTTTGATTATTTCAAATGCATTAATTGCCTTTGGTGGCGCACTGGTGGCCCAAAATAACGGATTTGCTGATGTTAATATGGGAATTGGTATCATTGTCGTGGCATTAGCTTCGATTATCATTGGTGAAGTCGCATTTAGTGAGCAGATGACGTTAGGCGAACGCTTAATGACAATTGTTATTGGCTCAATCTTATATCGTTTTGTCTTGGTCGCTGTTTTGTATGCTGGATTTAATGCCAACGATTTGAATTTGTTTAGTGCTGTAATCCTTGGCCTCGCATTATTGTTGCCACAATTAAAGCAGAAAATTCAATTAAGTAAAGTTTTGAAGAATGGGGTGGCACAACATGGTAAATAA
- a CDS encoding ABC transporter ATP-binding protein: MVNKILELIEATVIVNPGTSEEKQILDHVNFTLEAGEFVTVLGSNGAGKSTLFNVIAGSLMLTSGQILIDGQDVTHLSETQRTAILARVFQDPKVGTAPRMTVAENLLLAERRGQTRRLKNRGLTPEKKAAFAKVADQMGNGLATRLDVATGDLSGGQRQALSFLMATRRRPALILLDEHTAALDPKTSAQLMAVTDKQIQADHLTALMITHNLEDALTYGNRVIVMSAGQIDLDISGSDKSKLIVPELLQHFNRY; the protein is encoded by the coding sequence ATGGTAAATAAAATTCTAGAATTGATCGAGGCAACGGTTATTGTTAATCCAGGCACATCAGAGGAAAAACAAATATTAGACCATGTGAATTTTACGCTTGAAGCAGGTGAATTTGTCACGGTTCTAGGATCAAATGGAGCCGGTAAATCAACTTTATTCAATGTGATTGCCGGGTCATTAATGTTAACTTCAGGCCAAATTTTGATTGATGGACAAGACGTCACACATTTGAGTGAAACGCAACGCACGGCTATCCTAGCACGTGTTTTCCAAGATCCTAAAGTTGGGACGGCGCCGCGAATGACCGTGGCAGAGAATCTATTACTGGCTGAACGTCGGGGACAAACTAGACGTTTAAAAAATCGCGGACTAACGCCTGAAAAGAAAGCGGCATTTGCAAAAGTAGCCGACCAAATGGGGAATGGGTTAGCTACACGCTTAGATGTTGCTACTGGTGATTTATCAGGTGGACAACGGCAGGCTTTGAGTTTCTTAATGGCTACACGGCGCCGACCAGCATTGATTCTTTTAGACGAACATACGGCAGCCCTCGACCCCAAAACTAGTGCGCAATTGATGGCGGTGACCGATAAACAAATTCAGGCTGATCATTTAACAGCATTGATGATTACCCATAATTTAGAAGATGCATTAACTTACGGTAATCGCGTGATTGTGATGAGTGCGGGACAAATTGATTTAGATATTTCAGGAAGTGATAAATCAAAGCTAATAGTACCAGAGTTGTTGCAGCACTTTAATCGCTATTAA
- the trpX gene encoding tryptophan ABC transporter substrate-binding protein, whose translation MNKKIVGTVIGLGVILAIAAGQSVIEKKQANQVPTVGVMQFMAHPALNQIYQGIRIGLEDNGYRIGRDVKIDFQNAQGDQSNLKTMASRFESEHTAVAVGIATPAAVAIANTIHDRPVVFSASTNPVSAKLVKNYARPGKNVTGVSDQAPLEQQLKMMRTLLPQMQTIGVIYTSSDDSATTEATKFQHLAQQAGLTVKMYSIASSNDLNQTSLQMVAGHNVDAVFVPTDNTIAGAMSTLIKNTDAAKVPVFPTVDTMVKQGGVASESINQKAIGIATGKMVAKILDGAEPATTPVDFMKTGDLIINRAQAEKLGITIPDTLDQRAHYIESIGK comes from the coding sequence ATGAATAAAAAAATAGTAGGTACGGTAATTGGGCTGGGGGTGATCCTGGCAATTGCGGCAGGTCAATCAGTTATAGAGAAAAAACAGGCGAATCAAGTGCCAACAGTTGGTGTCATGCAATTTATGGCACACCCAGCATTGAATCAAATCTATCAAGGGATACGAATTGGGTTGGAAGACAATGGCTATCGGATTGGGCGCGATGTAAAAATTGATTTTCAAAATGCGCAAGGCGACCAATCAAATCTAAAAACAATGGCATCTCGATTTGAAAGTGAGCATACCGCAGTTGCTGTGGGGATTGCTACACCAGCCGCTGTTGCCATTGCGAATACGATTCACGATCGACCGGTAGTCTTTTCTGCGTCAACCAATCCCGTGAGTGCAAAATTGGTAAAAAATTACGCACGACCTGGAAAAAATGTGACGGGTGTCTCGGATCAAGCACCGTTAGAGCAGCAATTAAAAATGATGCGAACACTATTACCACAAATGCAGACGATTGGTGTTATCTATACGTCATCAGATGATTCGGCAACCACCGAGGCTACAAAATTTCAACATCTCGCGCAACAAGCAGGACTAACGGTTAAGATGTATAGCATTGCGTCATCTAACGATTTGAATCAGACTTCGTTGCAAATGGTAGCTGGTCACAATGTTGATGCGGTTTTTGTGCCAACTGACAATACAATTGCTGGCGCAATGTCGACATTGATTAAAAATACCGATGCTGCCAAGGTGCCAGTCTTTCCAACCGTTGATACGATGGTTAAACAAGGTGGGGTGGCATCAGAATCGATTAATCAAAAAGCAATTGGTATTGCAACTGGGAAAATGGTTGCTAAAATTTTAGATGGGGCAGAACCGGCAACAACACCTGTTGATTTCATGAAAACAGGTGATTTGATTATTAATCGCGCGCAGGCTGAAAAGTTAGGAATTACAATTCCAGATACATTGGACCAACGTGCACATTATATAGAAAGTATTGGTAAATAA
- a CDS encoding folate family ECF transporter S component yields the protein MKTLALKLPPLRIQGIALLGILMALELVISRFSIGSAFLKISFTFIIIGMIAKWFGPWWGLPVAFIMDFLTNLMSGQPYIFPFALIALLNAFIFGWSYYNRIHLSWSRLIITIFIQLLLSNVILNTTLLSLYHFIPIHSLTEAINSPIVWTRIAKNAIMWPIEVIISYAILNNKNLEQLRQRIF from the coding sequence ATGAAGACATTAGCGTTGAAGTTGCCACCGTTGCGGATCCAAGGAATTGCATTATTAGGTATTTTAATGGCATTAGAATTGGTCATCTCGCGTTTTTCGATTGGAAGTGCTTTTTTAAAAATTAGCTTTACTTTCATCATTATTGGTATGATTGCGAAATGGTTTGGTCCATGGTGGGGCCTCCCAGTTGCGTTTATCATGGATTTTTTGACCAACCTGATGAGCGGACAGCCTTATATTTTTCCATTTGCACTCATTGCTTTATTAAATGCATTTATTTTTGGTTGGTCGTATTATAATCGGATACACCTATCATGGTCACGACTGATAATCACGATTTTTATTCAATTGTTATTGTCAAACGTTATTCTAAATACAACATTATTGAGTTTGTATCATTTTATTCCAATTCATTCCTTGACTGAGGCGATCAATTCGCCAATTGTTTGGACAAGAATTGCGAAAAATGCCATTATGTGGCCAATTGAAGTCATAATTAGTTATGCGATTTTAAACAATAAAAATTTAGAGCAGTTACGACAACGAATTTTTTGA
- the pgmB gene encoding beta-phosphoglucomutase — translation MTKFSDIKGFAFDLDGVIADTARFHGQAWHQTADEVGTPWTPELAEGLKGISRMDSLQMILDHGPKTRTYTVDEKEMLAEKKNKNYQALIATLTPNDILPGMADFIQSAVAKGYQLSVASASKNAPMILEHLGLTRYFVGIVDPATLHAGKPDPEIFTRAAEILQLQPSQVIGLEDSAAGIRSINGAGEVSLGIGEQSVLQEATLNFATTVEVSLTAIEQAMTD, via the coding sequence ATGACAAAATTTAGTGACATTAAGGGCTTTGCATTTGATCTTGATGGGGTGATTGCTGATACCGCACGCTTTCATGGCCAAGCGTGGCATCAAACGGCTGATGAAGTTGGGACACCGTGGACGCCAGAATTAGCAGAAGGCCTAAAAGGGATTAGCCGAATGGATTCGTTGCAAATGATTTTGGATCATGGGCCTAAAACTAGGACTTATACTGTTGATGAAAAAGAGATGTTAGCGGAGAAAAAGAATAAAAATTATCAAGCATTAATTGCGACGTTGACGCCAAACGATATTTTGCCGGGGATGGCAGATTTCATTCAATCGGCTGTTGCAAAGGGATATCAGCTATCAGTTGCATCAGCATCTAAGAATGCACCAATGATTCTAGAACACTTAGGCTTAACGCGATACTTTGTTGGTATCGTTGATCCGGCAACGTTGCATGCTGGTAAACCGGATCCAGAAATATTTACCCGTGCAGCTGAAATTTTGCAACTTCAGCCAAGTCAAGTCATTGGATTGGAAGACTCTGCAGCTGGTATCCGCTCAATTAATGGGGCTGGTGAAGTGTCATTAGGCATTGGTGAGCAATCAGTGTTGCAAGAAGCAACATTGAATTTTGCTACAACGGTTGAGGTGTCATTGACAGCGATTGAACAAGCCATGACAGACTAA